The Schistocerca nitens isolate TAMUIC-IGC-003100 chromosome 7, iqSchNite1.1, whole genome shotgun sequence genome contains a region encoding:
- the LOC126195206 gene encoding uncharacterized protein LOC126195206 has translation MTTNAENVLPAWLDKNFAENSLKESSTFEDFSVISVDVQRATAPGDNYVSEIYRMSVQQQHKIKHYKRYVSLIIKCLPSSEVMKKMAQEMQAFEQETLMFCETIPAMSQILEKAAPGKYTQLSAKCFAAGQEPVSYVVLEDLKARGFALANRSKGLDLAHARLVVRKLAEFHASSVALYEQNPAAMDNYKIFRLFEGPIAWRIRSFLTQGCKLLADQVGTLEESYSKYAPKLRALSETIFPRLVEMSNREGKFRVLAHADTWVNNIMFQYSGGVAQDVVLLDFQVSAYSSPSIDLQYFTHTSLTEQVYADHFTDLLKEYHDHLIEVMHDTRVSADKQMSFEELLEDMEAHALFAVFASAAVLPIVRVDGESQFDVEASMNGTVSDKNRKAFAGASYMRAMKQILREFEKKGIL, from the coding sequence ATGACTACCAACGCTGAGAACGTCCTTCCTGCGTGGCTGGACAAGAATTTCGCAGAAAACTCACTGAAGGAGTCCAGCACTTTCGAAGACTTCAGCGTCATATCGGTGGACGTCCAACGAGCGACAGCTCCGGGTGACAACTACGTGAGCGAAATCTATCGCATGTCAgtgcaacagcagcacaaaatcaaacattacaagaggtaCGTGTCGTTAATAATAAAATGCCTTCCAAGTAGCGAAGTGATGAAGAAAATGGCGCAGGAAATGCAAGCCTTCGAGCAGGAGACTCTCATGTTCTGCGAGACCATTCCGGCGATGTCGCAAATCCTGGAGAAGGCAGCCCCCGGTAAATACACGCAGCTGTCAGCAAAGTGTTTCGCCGCTGGGCAGGAGCCAGTGAGCTATGTAGTTCTCGAGGACTTGAAGGCCAGAGGGTTCGCGCTGGCGAACAGGTCCAAAGGACTAGACCTTGCACACGCCAGACTCGTGGTTAGAAAACTGGCAGAATTCCACGCGTCTTCTGTTGCTCTTTACGAACAGAACCCAGCAGCGATGGACAACTACAAGATCTTCCGACTGTTcgaaggacccattgcctggcgTATACGGTCCTTCTTGACACAAGGCTGCAAATTACTTGCAGATCAAGTGGGGACGTTAGAGGAATCGTACTCAAAGTACGCACCCAAACTGCGAGCTCTCTCAGAAACCATATTTCCACGCCTGGTGGAGATGTCCAACCGAGAGGGAAAGTTCCGCGTGCTAGCTCACGCTGACACCTGGGTCAACAACATCATGTTCCAGTACTCTGGCGGAGTCGCCCAGGACGTGGTTCTACTCGACTTCCAGGTGTCAGCGTACAGTTCGCCTTCGATCGACTTACAATATTTTACTCACACGAGTCTCACGGAACAAGTGTACGCCGACCACTTCACAGACCTTCTAAAGGAGTACCACGATCACTTAATCGAGGTGATGCACGATACTCGTGTCAGTGCAGACAAACAGATGTCCTTCGAGGAGCTTCTGGAAGACATGGAGGCGCACGCGCTGTTCGCAGTTTTCGCATCGGCGGCGGTGCTACCAATTGTGCGCGTCGACGGGGAATCCCAATTTGACGTGGAGGCCTCTATGAATGGAACTGTATCTGATAAAAACAGGAAAGCCTTTGCGGGTGCGTCGTACATGAGAGCTATGAAACAGATACTCCGAGAATTCGAAAAGAAAGGCATATTATAA